A region from the Chelonoidis abingdonii isolate Lonesome George chromosome 10, CheloAbing_2.0, whole genome shotgun sequence genome encodes:
- the CEP70 gene encoding centrosomal protein of 70 kDa isoform X2 gives MTEVTQSCALSSNIPAGSMQVTPAQKSAESWCQQEQAEWENVNKLLVRHGLKPVCLAKPRNSGNLSDMIVLDKQSSLGIRLALKTLVDDTERQQKMMHGLIEANRQLRDDIRQERGRACRQEQRAKELENVVENIKSKICQLEDECIAKVCQQQNQVKELQKVQQASQTKYHHQNEKLHEQEETIARLQKELHKVGMEEQQRVATQNKIFCQFCKRAPKSLLDQQFLSLIDYYESQINQMKKELRYKKDTYHVQGEGKGKEEFLNLDATPNYRALLTSFQNQLIEAKARNEQLMCENTDLKKDLEIRPTIQELKLCKQQVKKLEKMLKKNIKSYGIIRGEKIKANSESECVTGEDQLQAGCRRYLQVLSKIDSVISSPRAPLVIYKWSKGPVQNYMKENGQECGFEHLPPTVEMWADQLMSLKDLHRSLRKLSVELVPWHTIDTPNITECVRVEDLQFIVDTILEEVENKEKNGQMPSLQTLYAIVSHFQKLFDVTSLNGVYPRMNEVYTKLGEMTNAMRNLHELLELDHSAPPTVLVNTVGKLCKVINENVTGQVEQLLGTQDIQSIINKLEEHEDFFPVFQALIQDLLCVLAHKVTKISQKGIIHTKPQTPMGQTLPDGSTGSHTLSRPPNETIRARIVKTVRSYSIFKSGWENVSQTYLIFNVFASLRKGFTLVCITLGALALPLMPDMLTVPESSVFVNAGMWDLLREACGVP, from the exons ATGACTGAG GTCACACAAAGTTGTGCATTGTCAAGTAATATCCCAGCAGGCTCTATGCAGGTGACGCCAGCACAAAAGTCCGCTGAATCATGGTGTCAg CAGGAGCAAGCAGAATGGGAAAACGTAAACAAATTATTAGTGCGACATGGCTTAAAACCTGTGTGTCTTGCTAAACCAAGAAACAGCGGAAATCTGTCAG ATATGATTGTTTTAGATAAGCAGTCTTCACTGGGGATAAGACTTGCATTGAAAACACTGGTGGATGACACTGAACGTCAACAGAAAATGATGCATGGTCTTATAGAGGCTAATCGCCAGCTTAG ggATGATATACGCCAGGAGAGAGGTCGGGCATGTCGACAGGAACAACGAGCCAAAGAGTTGGAAAATGTTGTGGAGAACATCAAATCCAAAATTTGTCAGCTGGAAGATGAGTGTATAGCTAAAGTTTGCCAGCAACAGAATCAAGTGAAAGAACTTCAGAAAGTTCAGCAAGCTTCACAG ACAAAGTACCATCACCAAAATGAAAAGTTGCATGAACAGGAAGAGACTATTGCACGTTTGCAGAAGGAGCTCCATAAGGTTGGGATGGAAGAGCAGCAGCGTGTTGCCACACAGAACAAAATATTCTGCCAGTTTTGCAAGCGAGCCCCAAAGTCTCTCTTGGATCAACA gTTTCTTAGTCTAATTGATTATTATGAATCTCAGATTAATCAGATGAAAAAGGAGCTAAG ATATAAAAAAGATACATATCATGTACAGGGAGAAGGAAAAGGCAAAGAAGAATTCTTAAATCTAGATGCCACACCTAACTACAGAGCATTGCTTACG TCTTTCCAGAATCAGCTCATTGAGGCAAAAGCCAGAAATGAACAACTTATGTGTGAAAATACAGATCTCAAGAAAGATTTGGAAATAAG ACCAACTATACAGGAATTAAAACTTTGCAAGCAGCAAGTGAAGAAATTGGAGaaaatgctaaagaaaaataTCAA ATCATATGGGATTATTAGGGGagaaaagataaaagcaaacagtGAATCTGAGTGTGTGACAGGAGAAGATCAGCTACAAGCAGGTTGCAGGAGATACTTACAG GTGCTGTCCAAGATTGATTCTGTTATAAGTAGTCCAAGAGCTCCTCTGGTAATATATAAATGGAGTAAAGGTCCAGTCCAAAATTACATGAAAGAGAATGGACAAGAATGTGGTTTTGAACACCTTCCTCCTACAGTGGAAATGTGGGCAGACCAGCTAATGTCCCTAAAG GACTTGCATAGATCCCTGAGAAAGCTATCAGTGGAGTTGGTACCCTGGCACACTATAGACACACCTAACATCACTGAATGCGTTCGAGTTGAAGACCTACAGTTCATAGTAGATACAATCTTGGAAGAAgtagaaaataaggaaaag AACGGCCAGATGCCTTCGTTACAAACATTGTACGCAATTGTGTCTCACTTCCAAAAGTTGTTTGACGTGACTTCTCTGAATGGAGTTTATCCGCGAATGAATGAAGTTTACACAAAGCTTGGAGAAATGACCAATGCTATGAGAAACCTCCACGAGCTCTTAGAACTAG ATCATTCAGCCCCACCCACTGTACTGGTGAACACTGTTGGAAAGCTATGTAAGgtaattaatgaaaatgtgaCTGGACAGGTAGAGCAGCTGCTGGGGACCCAAGACATCCAAAG TATTATCAACAAACTGGAAGAACATGAAGACTTCTTTCCAGTATTTCAAGCACTTATTCAAGATTTACTGTGTGTTTTAG CTCACAAAGTGACTAAAATTTCTCAAAAGGGAATTATACATACAAAGCCACAGACTCCTATGGGCCAGACCTTACCTGATGGCAGTACTGGCTCTCATACACTTTCCCGGCCTCCTAATGAAACCATCCGTGCACGGATTGTGAAAACTGTTCGAAgttattccattttcaaaagtggctgggAAAACGTCAGCCAAACCTACTTGATCTTTAATGTGTTTGCGTCACTTCGCAAAGGTTTCACTTTAGTGTGTATTACACTTGGAGCTCTAGCCTTACCTTTAATGCCAGATATGCTTACTGTACCTGAGTCAAGTGTATTTGTCAATGCTGGGATGTGGGACTTACTACGTGAAGCCTGTGGAGTGCCTTAA
- the CEP70 gene encoding centrosomal protein of 70 kDa isoform X3, with translation MVSDMIVLDKQSSLGIRLALKTLVDDTERQQKMMHGLIEANRQLRDDIRQERGRACRQEQRAKELENVVENIKSKICQLEDECIAKVCQQQNQVKELQKVQQASQTKYHHQNEKLHEQEETIARLQKELHKVGMEEQQRVATQNKIFCQFCKRAPKSLLDQQFLSLIDYYESQINQMKKELSRYKKDTYHVQGEGKGKEEFLNLDATPNYRALLTSFQNQLIEAKARNEQLMCENTDLKKDLEIRPTIQELKLCKQQVKKLEKMLKKNIKSYGIIRGEKIKANSESECVTGEDQLQAGCRRYLQVLSKIDSVISSPRAPLVIYKWSKGPVQNYMKENGQECGFEHLPPTVEMWADQLMSLKDLHRSLRKLSVELVPWHTIDTPNITECVRVEDLQFIVDTILEEVENKEKNGQMPSLQTLYAIVSHFQKLFDVTSLNGVYPRMNEVYTKLGEMTNAMRNLHELLELDHSAPPTVLVNTVGKLCKVINENVTGQVEQLLGTQDIQSIINKLEEHEDFFPVFQALIQDLLCVLAHKVTKISQKGIIHTKPQTPMGQTLPDGSTGSHTLSRPPNETIRARIVKTVRSYSIFKSGWENVSQTYLIFNVFASLRKGFTLVCITLGALALPLMPDMLTVPESSVFVNAGMWDLLREACGVP, from the exons ATGGTGTCAg ATATGATTGTTTTAGATAAGCAGTCTTCACTGGGGATAAGACTTGCATTGAAAACACTGGTGGATGACACTGAACGTCAACAGAAAATGATGCATGGTCTTATAGAGGCTAATCGCCAGCTTAG ggATGATATACGCCAGGAGAGAGGTCGGGCATGTCGACAGGAACAACGAGCCAAAGAGTTGGAAAATGTTGTGGAGAACATCAAATCCAAAATTTGTCAGCTGGAAGATGAGTGTATAGCTAAAGTTTGCCAGCAACAGAATCAAGTGAAAGAACTTCAGAAAGTTCAGCAAGCTTCACAG ACAAAGTACCATCACCAAAATGAAAAGTTGCATGAACAGGAAGAGACTATTGCACGTTTGCAGAAGGAGCTCCATAAGGTTGGGATGGAAGAGCAGCAGCGTGTTGCCACACAGAACAAAATATTCTGCCAGTTTTGCAAGCGAGCCCCAAAGTCTCTCTTGGATCAACA gTTTCTTAGTCTAATTGATTATTATGAATCTCAGATTAATCAGATGAAAAAGGAGCTAAG CAGATATAAAAAAGATACATATCATGTACAGGGAGAAGGAAAAGGCAAAGAAGAATTCTTAAATCTAGATGCCACACCTAACTACAGAGCATTGCTTACG TCTTTCCAGAATCAGCTCATTGAGGCAAAAGCCAGAAATGAACAACTTATGTGTGAAAATACAGATCTCAAGAAAGATTTGGAAATAAG ACCAACTATACAGGAATTAAAACTTTGCAAGCAGCAAGTGAAGAAATTGGAGaaaatgctaaagaaaaataTCAA ATCATATGGGATTATTAGGGGagaaaagataaaagcaaacagtGAATCTGAGTGTGTGACAGGAGAAGATCAGCTACAAGCAGGTTGCAGGAGATACTTACAG GTGCTGTCCAAGATTGATTCTGTTATAAGTAGTCCAAGAGCTCCTCTGGTAATATATAAATGGAGTAAAGGTCCAGTCCAAAATTACATGAAAGAGAATGGACAAGAATGTGGTTTTGAACACCTTCCTCCTACAGTGGAAATGTGGGCAGACCAGCTAATGTCCCTAAAG GACTTGCATAGATCCCTGAGAAAGCTATCAGTGGAGTTGGTACCCTGGCACACTATAGACACACCTAACATCACTGAATGCGTTCGAGTTGAAGACCTACAGTTCATAGTAGATACAATCTTGGAAGAAgtagaaaataaggaaaag AACGGCCAGATGCCTTCGTTACAAACATTGTACGCAATTGTGTCTCACTTCCAAAAGTTGTTTGACGTGACTTCTCTGAATGGAGTTTATCCGCGAATGAATGAAGTTTACACAAAGCTTGGAGAAATGACCAATGCTATGAGAAACCTCCACGAGCTCTTAGAACTAG ATCATTCAGCCCCACCCACTGTACTGGTGAACACTGTTGGAAAGCTATGTAAGgtaattaatgaaaatgtgaCTGGACAGGTAGAGCAGCTGCTGGGGACCCAAGACATCCAAAG TATTATCAACAAACTGGAAGAACATGAAGACTTCTTTCCAGTATTTCAAGCACTTATTCAAGATTTACTGTGTGTTTTAG CTCACAAAGTGACTAAAATTTCTCAAAAGGGAATTATACATACAAAGCCACAGACTCCTATGGGCCAGACCTTACCTGATGGCAGTACTGGCTCTCATACACTTTCCCGGCCTCCTAATGAAACCATCCGTGCACGGATTGTGAAAACTGTTCGAAgttattccattttcaaaagtggctgggAAAACGTCAGCCAAACCTACTTGATCTTTAATGTGTTTGCGTCACTTCGCAAAGGTTTCACTTTAGTGTGTATTACACTTGGAGCTCTAGCCTTACCTTTAATGCCAGATATGCTTACTGTACCTGAGTCAAGTGTATTTGTCAATGCTGGGATGTGGGACTTACTACGTGAAGCCTGTGGAGTGCCTTAA
- the CEP70 gene encoding centrosomal protein of 70 kDa isoform X1, with amino-acid sequence MTEVTQSCALSSNIPAGSMQVTPAQKSAESWCQQEQAEWENVNKLLVRHGLKPVCLAKPRNSGNLSDMIVLDKQSSLGIRLALKTLVDDTERQQKMMHGLIEANRQLRDDIRQERGRACRQEQRAKELENVVENIKSKICQLEDECIAKVCQQQNQVKELQKVQQASQTKYHHQNEKLHEQEETIARLQKELHKVGMEEQQRVATQNKIFCQFCKRAPKSLLDQQFLSLIDYYESQINQMKKELSRYKKDTYHVQGEGKGKEEFLNLDATPNYRALLTSFQNQLIEAKARNEQLMCENTDLKKDLEIRPTIQELKLCKQQVKKLEKMLKKNIKSYGIIRGEKIKANSESECVTGEDQLQAGCRRYLQVLSKIDSVISSPRAPLVIYKWSKGPVQNYMKENGQECGFEHLPPTVEMWADQLMSLKDLHRSLRKLSVELVPWHTIDTPNITECVRVEDLQFIVDTILEEVENKEKNGQMPSLQTLYAIVSHFQKLFDVTSLNGVYPRMNEVYTKLGEMTNAMRNLHELLELDHSAPPTVLVNTVGKLCKVINENVTGQVEQLLGTQDIQSIINKLEEHEDFFPVFQALIQDLLCVLAHKVTKISQKGIIHTKPQTPMGQTLPDGSTGSHTLSRPPNETIRARIVKTVRSYSIFKSGWENVSQTYLIFNVFASLRKGFTLVCITLGALALPLMPDMLTVPESSVFVNAGMWDLLREACGVP; translated from the exons ATGACTGAG GTCACACAAAGTTGTGCATTGTCAAGTAATATCCCAGCAGGCTCTATGCAGGTGACGCCAGCACAAAAGTCCGCTGAATCATGGTGTCAg CAGGAGCAAGCAGAATGGGAAAACGTAAACAAATTATTAGTGCGACATGGCTTAAAACCTGTGTGTCTTGCTAAACCAAGAAACAGCGGAAATCTGTCAG ATATGATTGTTTTAGATAAGCAGTCTTCACTGGGGATAAGACTTGCATTGAAAACACTGGTGGATGACACTGAACGTCAACAGAAAATGATGCATGGTCTTATAGAGGCTAATCGCCAGCTTAG ggATGATATACGCCAGGAGAGAGGTCGGGCATGTCGACAGGAACAACGAGCCAAAGAGTTGGAAAATGTTGTGGAGAACATCAAATCCAAAATTTGTCAGCTGGAAGATGAGTGTATAGCTAAAGTTTGCCAGCAACAGAATCAAGTGAAAGAACTTCAGAAAGTTCAGCAAGCTTCACAG ACAAAGTACCATCACCAAAATGAAAAGTTGCATGAACAGGAAGAGACTATTGCACGTTTGCAGAAGGAGCTCCATAAGGTTGGGATGGAAGAGCAGCAGCGTGTTGCCACACAGAACAAAATATTCTGCCAGTTTTGCAAGCGAGCCCCAAAGTCTCTCTTGGATCAACA gTTTCTTAGTCTAATTGATTATTATGAATCTCAGATTAATCAGATGAAAAAGGAGCTAAG CAGATATAAAAAAGATACATATCATGTACAGGGAGAAGGAAAAGGCAAAGAAGAATTCTTAAATCTAGATGCCACACCTAACTACAGAGCATTGCTTACG TCTTTCCAGAATCAGCTCATTGAGGCAAAAGCCAGAAATGAACAACTTATGTGTGAAAATACAGATCTCAAGAAAGATTTGGAAATAAG ACCAACTATACAGGAATTAAAACTTTGCAAGCAGCAAGTGAAGAAATTGGAGaaaatgctaaagaaaaataTCAA ATCATATGGGATTATTAGGGGagaaaagataaaagcaaacagtGAATCTGAGTGTGTGACAGGAGAAGATCAGCTACAAGCAGGTTGCAGGAGATACTTACAG GTGCTGTCCAAGATTGATTCTGTTATAAGTAGTCCAAGAGCTCCTCTGGTAATATATAAATGGAGTAAAGGTCCAGTCCAAAATTACATGAAAGAGAATGGACAAGAATGTGGTTTTGAACACCTTCCTCCTACAGTGGAAATGTGGGCAGACCAGCTAATGTCCCTAAAG GACTTGCATAGATCCCTGAGAAAGCTATCAGTGGAGTTGGTACCCTGGCACACTATAGACACACCTAACATCACTGAATGCGTTCGAGTTGAAGACCTACAGTTCATAGTAGATACAATCTTGGAAGAAgtagaaaataaggaaaag AACGGCCAGATGCCTTCGTTACAAACATTGTACGCAATTGTGTCTCACTTCCAAAAGTTGTTTGACGTGACTTCTCTGAATGGAGTTTATCCGCGAATGAATGAAGTTTACACAAAGCTTGGAGAAATGACCAATGCTATGAGAAACCTCCACGAGCTCTTAGAACTAG ATCATTCAGCCCCACCCACTGTACTGGTGAACACTGTTGGAAAGCTATGTAAGgtaattaatgaaaatgtgaCTGGACAGGTAGAGCAGCTGCTGGGGACCCAAGACATCCAAAG TATTATCAACAAACTGGAAGAACATGAAGACTTCTTTCCAGTATTTCAAGCACTTATTCAAGATTTACTGTGTGTTTTAG CTCACAAAGTGACTAAAATTTCTCAAAAGGGAATTATACATACAAAGCCACAGACTCCTATGGGCCAGACCTTACCTGATGGCAGTACTGGCTCTCATACACTTTCCCGGCCTCCTAATGAAACCATCCGTGCACGGATTGTGAAAACTGTTCGAAgttattccattttcaaaagtggctgggAAAACGTCAGCCAAACCTACTTGATCTTTAATGTGTTTGCGTCACTTCGCAAAGGTTTCACTTTAGTGTGTATTACACTTGGAGCTCTAGCCTTACCTTTAATGCCAGATATGCTTACTGTACCTGAGTCAAGTGTATTTGTCAATGCTGGGATGTGGGACTTACTACGTGAAGCCTGTGGAGTGCCTTAA
- the CEP70 gene encoding centrosomal protein of 70 kDa isoform X4 has translation MTEVTQSCALSSNIPAGSMQVTPAQKSAESWCQQEQAEWENVNKLLVRHGLKPVCLAKPRNSGNLSDMIVLDKQSSLGIRLALKTLVDDTERQQKMMHGLIEANRQLRDDIRQERGRACRQEQRAKELENVVENIKSKICQLEDECIAKVCQQQNQVKELQKVQQASQTKYHHQNEKLHEQEETIARLQKELHKVGMEEQQRVATQNKIFCQFCKRAPKSLLDQQFLSLIDYYESQINQMKKELSRYKKDTYHVQGEGKGKEEFLNLDATPNYRALLTSFQNQLIEAKARNEQLMCENTDLKKDLEIRPTIQELKLCKQQVKKLEKMLKKNIKSYGIIRGEKIKANSESECVTGEDQLQAGCRRYLQVLSKIDSVISSPRAPLVIYKWSKGPVQNYMKENGQECGFEHLPPTVEMWADQLMSLKDLHRSLRKLSVELVPWHTIDTPNITECVRVEDLQFIVDTILEEVENKEKNGQMPSLQTLYAIVSHFQKLFDVTSLNGVYPRMNEVYTKLGEMTNAMRNLHELLELDHSAPPTVLVNTVGKLCKVINENVTGQVEQLLGTQDIQSIINKLEEHEDFFPVFQALIQDLLCVLEISNLDDIVPAVHSLKLLAQ, from the exons ATGACTGAG GTCACACAAAGTTGTGCATTGTCAAGTAATATCCCAGCAGGCTCTATGCAGGTGACGCCAGCACAAAAGTCCGCTGAATCATGGTGTCAg CAGGAGCAAGCAGAATGGGAAAACGTAAACAAATTATTAGTGCGACATGGCTTAAAACCTGTGTGTCTTGCTAAACCAAGAAACAGCGGAAATCTGTCAG ATATGATTGTTTTAGATAAGCAGTCTTCACTGGGGATAAGACTTGCATTGAAAACACTGGTGGATGACACTGAACGTCAACAGAAAATGATGCATGGTCTTATAGAGGCTAATCGCCAGCTTAG ggATGATATACGCCAGGAGAGAGGTCGGGCATGTCGACAGGAACAACGAGCCAAAGAGTTGGAAAATGTTGTGGAGAACATCAAATCCAAAATTTGTCAGCTGGAAGATGAGTGTATAGCTAAAGTTTGCCAGCAACAGAATCAAGTGAAAGAACTTCAGAAAGTTCAGCAAGCTTCACAG ACAAAGTACCATCACCAAAATGAAAAGTTGCATGAACAGGAAGAGACTATTGCACGTTTGCAGAAGGAGCTCCATAAGGTTGGGATGGAAGAGCAGCAGCGTGTTGCCACACAGAACAAAATATTCTGCCAGTTTTGCAAGCGAGCCCCAAAGTCTCTCTTGGATCAACA gTTTCTTAGTCTAATTGATTATTATGAATCTCAGATTAATCAGATGAAAAAGGAGCTAAG CAGATATAAAAAAGATACATATCATGTACAGGGAGAAGGAAAAGGCAAAGAAGAATTCTTAAATCTAGATGCCACACCTAACTACAGAGCATTGCTTACG TCTTTCCAGAATCAGCTCATTGAGGCAAAAGCCAGAAATGAACAACTTATGTGTGAAAATACAGATCTCAAGAAAGATTTGGAAATAAG ACCAACTATACAGGAATTAAAACTTTGCAAGCAGCAAGTGAAGAAATTGGAGaaaatgctaaagaaaaataTCAA ATCATATGGGATTATTAGGGGagaaaagataaaagcaaacagtGAATCTGAGTGTGTGACAGGAGAAGATCAGCTACAAGCAGGTTGCAGGAGATACTTACAG GTGCTGTCCAAGATTGATTCTGTTATAAGTAGTCCAAGAGCTCCTCTGGTAATATATAAATGGAGTAAAGGTCCAGTCCAAAATTACATGAAAGAGAATGGACAAGAATGTGGTTTTGAACACCTTCCTCCTACAGTGGAAATGTGGGCAGACCAGCTAATGTCCCTAAAG GACTTGCATAGATCCCTGAGAAAGCTATCAGTGGAGTTGGTACCCTGGCACACTATAGACACACCTAACATCACTGAATGCGTTCGAGTTGAAGACCTACAGTTCATAGTAGATACAATCTTGGAAGAAgtagaaaataaggaaaag AACGGCCAGATGCCTTCGTTACAAACATTGTACGCAATTGTGTCTCACTTCCAAAAGTTGTTTGACGTGACTTCTCTGAATGGAGTTTATCCGCGAATGAATGAAGTTTACACAAAGCTTGGAGAAATGACCAATGCTATGAGAAACCTCCACGAGCTCTTAGAACTAG ATCATTCAGCCCCACCCACTGTACTGGTGAACACTGTTGGAAAGCTATGTAAGgtaattaatgaaaatgtgaCTGGACAGGTAGAGCAGCTGCTGGGGACCCAAGACATCCAAAG TATTATCAACAAACTGGAAGAACATGAAGACTTCTTTCCAGTATTTCAAGCACTTATTCAAGATTTACTGTGTGTTTTAG AGATCAGTAATCTAGATGACATTGTACCGGCTGTGCACAGTCTGAAGTTGCTAGCTCAATGA
- the CEP70 gene encoding centrosomal protein of 70 kDa isoform X6 — MVSDMIVLDKQSSLGIRLALKTLVDDTERQQKMMHGLIEANRQLRDDIRQERGRACRQEQRAKELENVVENIKSKICQLEDECIAKVCQQQNQVKELQKVQQASQTKYHHQNEKLHEQEETIARLQKELHKVGMEEQQRVATQNKIFCQFCKRAPKSLLDQQFLSLIDYYESQINQMKKELRYKKDTYHVQGEGKGKEEFLNLDATPNYRALLTSFQNQLIEAKARNEQLMCENTDLKKDLEIRPTIQELKLCKQQVKKLEKMLKKNIKSYGIIRGEKIKANSESECVTGEDQLQAGCRRYLQVLSKIDSVISSPRAPLVIYKWSKGPVQNYMKENGQECGFEHLPPTVEMWADQLMSLKDLHRSLRKLSVELVPWHTIDTPNITECVRVEDLQFIVDTILEEVENKEKNGQMPSLQTLYAIVSHFQKLFDVTSLNGVYPRMNEVYTKLGEMTNAMRNLHELLELDHSAPPTVLVNTVGKLCKVINENVTGQVEQLLGTQDIQSIINKLEEHEDFFPVFQALIQDLLCVLEISNLDDIVPAVHSLKLLAQ; from the exons ATGGTGTCAg ATATGATTGTTTTAGATAAGCAGTCTTCACTGGGGATAAGACTTGCATTGAAAACACTGGTGGATGACACTGAACGTCAACAGAAAATGATGCATGGTCTTATAGAGGCTAATCGCCAGCTTAG ggATGATATACGCCAGGAGAGAGGTCGGGCATGTCGACAGGAACAACGAGCCAAAGAGTTGGAAAATGTTGTGGAGAACATCAAATCCAAAATTTGTCAGCTGGAAGATGAGTGTATAGCTAAAGTTTGCCAGCAACAGAATCAAGTGAAAGAACTTCAGAAAGTTCAGCAAGCTTCACAG ACAAAGTACCATCACCAAAATGAAAAGTTGCATGAACAGGAAGAGACTATTGCACGTTTGCAGAAGGAGCTCCATAAGGTTGGGATGGAAGAGCAGCAGCGTGTTGCCACACAGAACAAAATATTCTGCCAGTTTTGCAAGCGAGCCCCAAAGTCTCTCTTGGATCAACA gTTTCTTAGTCTAATTGATTATTATGAATCTCAGATTAATCAGATGAAAAAGGAGCTAAG ATATAAAAAAGATACATATCATGTACAGGGAGAAGGAAAAGGCAAAGAAGAATTCTTAAATCTAGATGCCACACCTAACTACAGAGCATTGCTTACG TCTTTCCAGAATCAGCTCATTGAGGCAAAAGCCAGAAATGAACAACTTATGTGTGAAAATACAGATCTCAAGAAAGATTTGGAAATAAG ACCAACTATACAGGAATTAAAACTTTGCAAGCAGCAAGTGAAGAAATTGGAGaaaatgctaaagaaaaataTCAA ATCATATGGGATTATTAGGGGagaaaagataaaagcaaacagtGAATCTGAGTGTGTGACAGGAGAAGATCAGCTACAAGCAGGTTGCAGGAGATACTTACAG GTGCTGTCCAAGATTGATTCTGTTATAAGTAGTCCAAGAGCTCCTCTGGTAATATATAAATGGAGTAAAGGTCCAGTCCAAAATTACATGAAAGAGAATGGACAAGAATGTGGTTTTGAACACCTTCCTCCTACAGTGGAAATGTGGGCAGACCAGCTAATGTCCCTAAAG GACTTGCATAGATCCCTGAGAAAGCTATCAGTGGAGTTGGTACCCTGGCACACTATAGACACACCTAACATCACTGAATGCGTTCGAGTTGAAGACCTACAGTTCATAGTAGATACAATCTTGGAAGAAgtagaaaataaggaaaag AACGGCCAGATGCCTTCGTTACAAACATTGTACGCAATTGTGTCTCACTTCCAAAAGTTGTTTGACGTGACTTCTCTGAATGGAGTTTATCCGCGAATGAATGAAGTTTACACAAAGCTTGGAGAAATGACCAATGCTATGAGAAACCTCCACGAGCTCTTAGAACTAG ATCATTCAGCCCCACCCACTGTACTGGTGAACACTGTTGGAAAGCTATGTAAGgtaattaatgaaaatgtgaCTGGACAGGTAGAGCAGCTGCTGGGGACCCAAGACATCCAAAG TATTATCAACAAACTGGAAGAACATGAAGACTTCTTTCCAGTATTTCAAGCACTTATTCAAGATTTACTGTGTGTTTTAG AGATCAGTAATCTAGATGACATTGTACCGGCTGTGCACAGTCTGAAGTTGCTAGCTCAATGA